From one Paeniglutamicibacter psychrophenolicus genomic stretch:
- a CDS encoding ABC transporter permease: MNPGTHTQRRRTRITGAASWVLGKVLGGIFVLWAVATAIFFGIRMIPGDPAEAIMGGPGSQASAEALAAARAEYGLDEPLAVQYFTALRRLATGDLGTSYSLKNPVSEVLGELLPPTLTLAVLALLVAWVLALGLAVASTRSGRAGMALASGLEIVSAAVPHFWLASVLIMLFATALGWLPPVSTATGAGLVLPVATLALPLAGFLGQVMRDTLDAAQRSGFALSARARGESEIGVLLRHSLRHAALPGIALSGWAFGSLLSGAVVVEAIFARPGLGRSLLSAVTARDIPLVTGVALVSAAAYVLIMALSDAAEKLADPRMARA, from the coding sequence ATGAACCCCGGCACACACACCCAGCGGCGGCGCACCCGGATCACCGGGGCCGCCTCCTGGGTGCTGGGCAAGGTCCTGGGCGGGATCTTCGTGCTGTGGGCCGTGGCCACCGCGATCTTCTTCGGCATCCGGATGATTCCGGGAGACCCGGCCGAGGCGATCATGGGCGGGCCCGGCTCGCAGGCCTCGGCCGAGGCCCTGGCCGCGGCGCGTGCCGAGTACGGGCTCGACGAGCCCCTGGCCGTGCAGTATTTCACCGCGCTCCGGCGCCTGGCCACCGGGGACCTGGGCACCTCGTATTCGCTGAAGAACCCGGTCTCCGAGGTCCTGGGCGAGCTGCTGCCGCCCACCCTCACCCTGGCGGTGCTCGCGCTGCTGGTGGCCTGGGTGTTGGCGCTGGGACTCGCGGTGGCCTCCACGCGCAGCGGGCGGGCAGGCATGGCGCTGGCCTCGGGCCTGGAAATCGTCTCCGCTGCGGTCCCGCACTTCTGGCTGGCCAGCGTGCTGATCATGCTCTTTGCCACAGCGCTGGGCTGGCTTCCGCCGGTCAGCACGGCCACCGGCGCGGGGCTGGTGCTGCCGGTGGCCACCCTGGCCCTGCCGCTGGCCGGGTTCCTGGGCCAGGTCATGCGCGACACCCTGGATGCGGCGCAGCGCTCCGGCTTCGCGCTCTCGGCCCGGGCCCGCGGGGAGTCCGAGATCGGGGTGCTGCTGCGGCACTCGCTGCGCCACGCCGCGTTGCCCGGCATTGCGCTCTCCGGCTGGGCGTTCGGCTCGCTGCTCTCCGGGGCCGTGGTGGTCGAGGCGATCTTTGCCCGGCCGGGGCTGGGCCGCTCGCTGCTCTCGGCGGTCACCGCCCGCGACATCCCGCTGGTCACCGGCGTGGCACTGGTATCCGCTGCAGCCTACGTGCTGATCATGGCGCTCTCCGACGCCGCCGAGAAGCTGGCAGACCCGAGGATGGCGCGCGCATGA
- a CDS encoding L-lactate permease: MLALVAAAPIVVAMALFFAKTRATTMATWSLVTGVLAAIFFFPTPLGDLLDAGAMFGPTILEVLLILFAGVLLSRITTETGAMDRISGWLRQSSSNQQAGTVLVIFGLVPFAESVTGFGIGVTVGVPLLLQLGHSIKHSAILSLLGLVAVPWGALGPGTLVAADLAGLTLFDVGVRSALMTLPVVLGAGIASWLVLRAGSPRPGRLLAHLLGAAVLLNAGILAANLLMGTPPAGIAGSLLVLAVHLLAFRAGGTLVPAGRAVWVALLPYGVLTVGLLVARALTSPMEPSLLKRALTSGGVWLVVACLVAQYASASLGGGNRKLRTRAHLAYRSWIPIGVTTGGFTILGALLAATGMGRELGAALAGIGTGYLVLGPVINGLAGFISGSNTAANSMLAATQAQAATAMGSSVLQIVAVSNVTASMATMLAPSRILLAYELAILPVASISGSVPDQAPPSEHEVTAWIAPRLGILLAIVGTLLGLVTWAIH, encoded by the coding sequence ATGCTGGCATTGGTCGCCGCCGCCCCCATCGTGGTGGCCATGGCCCTGTTCTTCGCCAAGACCAGGGCTACCACCATGGCGACCTGGTCGCTCGTCACCGGGGTGCTGGCAGCAATCTTCTTTTTCCCCACCCCGCTCGGTGACCTGCTGGACGCCGGGGCCATGTTCGGCCCCACCATCCTCGAGGTGCTGCTGATCCTCTTCGCCGGGGTGCTGCTTTCGCGCATCACCACCGAAACCGGTGCCATGGACAGGATCTCCGGCTGGCTGCGCCAAAGCTCATCGAACCAGCAGGCCGGAACGGTGCTGGTGATCTTCGGTCTGGTCCCGTTCGCCGAATCCGTCACCGGATTCGGCATCGGTGTCACCGTGGGAGTCCCGCTGCTGCTGCAGCTGGGGCACTCGATCAAGCACTCGGCGATCCTGAGCCTGCTGGGACTGGTGGCCGTCCCGTGGGGAGCACTCGGCCCCGGCACCCTCGTAGCGGCGGACCTGGCCGGACTCACCCTCTTCGACGTGGGCGTGCGCTCGGCCCTGATGACCCTGCCGGTGGTCCTGGGCGCGGGAATCGCGTCCTGGCTTGTGCTGCGAGCAGGCTCGCCGAGGCCCGGGCGGCTGCTGGCGCACCTGCTGGGTGCCGCGGTGCTGCTCAACGCCGGAATCCTCGCTGCCAACCTGCTCATGGGAACCCCTCCGGCAGGCATCGCCGGTTCCCTGCTGGTGCTGGCCGTGCACCTTCTGGCGTTCAGGGCCGGCGGAACCCTGGTGCCCGCCGGACGAGCGGTCTGGGTGGCGTTGCTGCCCTACGGGGTGCTCACCGTCGGGCTGCTGGTGGCCAGGGCGTTGACCTCGCCCATGGAACCCTCGCTGCTCAAGCGCGCACTGACCAGCGGCGGGGTGTGGCTGGTTGTCGCCTGCCTGGTCGCGCAATACGCCTCCGCCTCGCTGGGCGGAGGCAACCGGAAACTGCGCACCCGGGCCCATCTGGCCTACCGAAGCTGGATCCCGATCGGGGTGACCACCGGGGGATTCACGATCCTCGGAGCCCTGCTCGCTGCCACCGGGATGGGCAGGGAACTGGGTGCGGCGCTCGCCGGGATCGGCACCGGGTACCTGGTGCTGGGTCCGGTCATCAACGGGCTGGCCGGCTTCATCTCCGGATCCAACACCGCGGCAAACTCCATGCTCGCGGCCACCCAGGCGCAGGCGGCCACCGCGATGGGGTCCTCGGTGCTGCAGATCGTCGCGGTTTCCAATGTCACCGCCTCGATGGCCACCATGCTTGCGCCCTCGCGGATCCTGCTGGCCTACGAGCTGGCCATCCTACCGGTGGCGTCCATTTCCGGTTCCGTCCCGGACCAAGCGCCGCCGAGCGAGCACGAGGTCACCGCGTGGATCGCCCCGCGGCTCGGAATCCTCCTGGCCATTGTCGGTACGCTGCTTGGTCTGGTTACCTGGGCGATCCACTAG
- a CDS encoding winged helix-turn-helix transcriptional regulator has protein sequence MDTNGAAFDVMSPDCPSRLILQRMGDKWTPLVFLALESGPRRFSQLRADIGGVTPKVLTQTLRQLERDGLLTRTIYPEIPPRVEYELTGLGTTLLGPFAVIRDWAQTHAAQILESRDSFDEKAQAR, from the coding sequence ATGGATACCAATGGTGCGGCTTTCGATGTCATGAGCCCCGACTGCCCCTCGCGCCTGATCCTGCAACGCATGGGGGACAAATGGACGCCGCTGGTGTTCCTGGCCCTGGAATCCGGGCCCCGCCGCTTCTCCCAGCTGAGGGCCGACATCGGTGGCGTCACTCCCAAGGTTCTCACCCAAACACTTCGCCAGCTAGAACGTGACGGCTTGTTGACCCGCACCATCTACCCCGAGATCCCGCCCCGGGTGGAATACGAACTCACCGGCCTGGGAACAACCCTGCTTGGCCCGTTCGCCGTGATCCGCGACTGGGCGCAAACGCACGCCGCGCAGATCCTCGAATCCCGCGACAGCTTTGACGAGAAGGCCCAAGCTCGTTGA
- a CDS encoding DUF503 domain-containing protein yields the protein MWFGWIEFDLLLGEVHSLKAKRSVVRPLLAEIRRRFEVSVAETGGQELHRRAGVAAGLVAADAAHVIEVLDGIERLVAGRPEVELLSARRRLHSSEDE from the coding sequence ATGTGGTTTGGATGGATCGAGTTCGATTTGTTGCTCGGCGAGGTGCACTCGCTGAAGGCCAAGCGCTCCGTCGTGCGCCCGCTTCTGGCCGAGATCAGACGCCGCTTCGAGGTCTCCGTCGCGGAGACCGGCGGGCAGGAGCTGCACCGGCGCGCCGGGGTGGCGGCTGGGCTCGTCGCGGCGGACGCCGCGCACGTGATCGAGGTGCTCGACGGGATCGAGCGGCTGGTCGCGGGTCGCCCGGAGGTCGAACTGCTCAGCGCACGTCGCCGACTGCATTCCTCCGAGGACGAATAG
- a CDS encoding helix-turn-helix domain-containing protein, with the protein MSSPTPSLSKVRAFPALEKKAAARLAAALDESADTTVFVNGTTLQLPDVAHAALIDVLQRMARGDEVSVSTVESLLNTSQAAKMAGVSASYLRKLTDSGTIPVEYRGTHRRIRPAAVQAWLDARAASPTDTPE; encoded by the coding sequence ATGTCGTCTCCCACACCGTCATTGAGCAAGGTCCGGGCCTTCCCCGCGCTGGAGAAGAAGGCCGCGGCACGGCTCGCGGCAGCCCTGGACGAGTCCGCAGACACCACCGTCTTCGTCAACGGCACCACCCTGCAATTGCCGGATGTCGCCCATGCGGCGCTCATCGATGTCCTGCAGCGCATGGCGCGCGGCGACGAGGTGAGCGTGAGCACCGTCGAGTCGCTGCTGAACACCTCGCAGGCGGCGAAAATGGCCGGGGTCTCGGCCAGCTACCTGCGCAAGCTCACCGATTCGGGAACCATCCCGGTCGAATACCGGGGCACCCACCGCCGGATCCGGCCGGCCGCCGTCCAGGCCTGGCTGGATGCACGGGCAGCAAGCCCCACCGACACCCCGGAATAG
- a CDS encoding NAD(P)-dependent oxidoreductase, which translates to MKIAVYGATGMVGSQIVAEAAKRGHEVTAVSRGGRDVAGAASAAVAELGDTAAYRALAKENDVVVFSIPPSRTGESHQPFIDAHEEISETLVPARVFVVGGAGATEIDGVRLLNTPGFPEEYKPEARTMGEVLDFYTSASGLDWTMLAPAPVIAPGEPTGNIVLGNDSPAGDHVTTGDFAVAALDELEEPRHLHRRFTVASA; encoded by the coding sequence ATGAAGATTGCCGTATACGGAGCCACCGGAATGGTCGGCAGCCAGATCGTTGCCGAGGCAGCCAAGCGTGGCCACGAGGTCACCGCGGTGTCCCGCGGCGGGCGCGACGTCGCCGGAGCCGCTTCCGCAGCCGTCGCGGAGCTCGGCGACACAGCGGCCTACCGCGCACTGGCCAAGGAAAACGACGTCGTCGTCTTCTCGATCCCGCCATCGCGCACCGGCGAATCCCACCAGCCGTTCATCGACGCCCACGAAGAGATCTCCGAGACCCTGGTCCCGGCCCGCGTCTTCGTCGTCGGCGGAGCCGGAGCCACCGAGATCGACGGGGTGCGCCTGCTCAACACCCCGGGCTTCCCGGAGGAGTACAAGCCGGAGGCCCGCACCATGGGCGAGGTCCTGGACTTCTACACCTCGGCCTCGGGCCTGGACTGGACCATGCTGGCCCCGGCCCCGGTGATTGCCCCGGGTGAGCCCACCGGCAACATCGTGCTGGGCAATGACTCCCCGGCCGGGGACCACGTGACCACCGGCGACTTCGCCGTTGCAGCGCTCGACGAACTCGAGGAACCCAGGCACCTGCACCGCCGCTTCACCGTGGCCAGCGCCTGA
- a CDS encoding nucleotidyl transferase AbiEii/AbiGii toxin family protein, which yields MNEPLTIHVYALSISDALGYRGQKAVADATVKGSEYRIIGGHMVRLLLHVYPTAAAIPRSTTDADTAIGDLEVAAPLTQNFLDQNFTKQGGNLFYREVAPGQRIEINVLAPRTGPTRGIKPRTVPGVGQIDTLPELAYVFNHEPLILNVEAELSESETITYQTRVPDVEEAVVLKAHAWRERQSAKDVADLHTLLEIREAHPEVPWHLHETNPIGFRKDTVEILQTLRDGMARKRTPFAVPNNLNKIRFAALIAKHVTRNR from the coding sequence ATGAATGAACCACTGACGATCCATGTATATGCGTTGAGCATCTCCGACGCTCTGGGATATCGCGGGCAGAAGGCCGTGGCCGATGCCACGGTCAAGGGGAGCGAATACCGAATTATTGGTGGGCATATGGTGCGCTTGTTGTTGCATGTTTACCCCACCGCGGCGGCCATACCTCGTTCAACCACCGACGCCGATACCGCCATCGGCGACCTTGAAGTCGCGGCTCCTCTAACGCAGAACTTTCTTGACCAGAATTTCACTAAACAGGGCGGGAATCTGTTCTACCGAGAAGTGGCGCCCGGACAACGTATTGAAATCAACGTTCTAGCTCCTCGGACGGGACCAACCCGCGGTATCAAACCAAGGACTGTTCCAGGCGTAGGCCAGATCGACACACTCCCAGAGCTGGCCTACGTATTCAACCACGAACCCCTGATCCTGAACGTGGAAGCAGAACTAAGTGAGAGCGAAACCATCACCTATCAGACGCGTGTACCTGACGTTGAAGAAGCAGTGGTGCTAAAGGCCCATGCGTGGAGAGAGCGTCAATCCGCGAAAGACGTTGCTGATCTGCACACGCTACTGGAAATCAGGGAAGCCCACCCCGAAGTGCCCTGGCATCTGCACGAAACAAATCCGATTGGGTTCCGCAAAGATACCGTGGAAATCCTGCAGACCCTACGTGATGGCATGGCCCGCAAACGCACGCCCTTCGCTGTGCCCAACAACTTGAACAAGATTCGCTTCGCCGCACTCATAGCCAAGCACGTCACCCGAAACCGGTAA
- a CDS encoding PLP-dependent aminotransferase family protein: protein MTGPLAGSETEIALERAAAHESLFSERASHIKQSAVRDVFELSLDPSLVSLAGGNPYLQSLPLQKLGAMASELIATQGMTALQYGSGQGTEELRAQICEVMAEEGITGVDPDNIVITTGSQAAQDVACKVFCNPGDTVLCEDPTYVGALNTFEAYQVHAEPVGTDEHGLIPSALRQRIGQLREAGARIKFLYTIPNFNNPSGITLAAERRAEIAEICIEENILILEDNPYGMLRYSGEPIRPLRADYPENVIYMGSFSKILAPGLRIGWAVVPTHLFRRFYLAAEAVTLCPATFNQMLISKYLDGHDWRGQIQTYRELYAGRCAAMLEALDEHMPEGVSYTRPEGGFFIWVTLPEGIDTYALLSQGIEAGVVFIPGAAFSPNDAPSHRLRLAFSAVPEEKIREGVKRLAPVLAAAIAGNGVR, encoded by the coding sequence ATTACAGGACCCCTTGCGGGCAGTGAAACCGAAATCGCCCTCGAACGCGCCGCCGCGCACGAGTCGCTCTTCTCCGAGCGCGCCTCGCATATCAAGCAATCCGCGGTCCGCGACGTCTTTGAGCTCTCGCTGGACCCGTCGTTGGTCTCGCTGGCCGGCGGCAACCCGTACCTGCAGTCCCTGCCGCTTCAGAAGCTCGGGGCCATGGCCTCGGAGCTGATCGCGACCCAGGGCATGACGGCGCTGCAATACGGCAGCGGGCAAGGCACCGAGGAACTTCGCGCCCAGATCTGCGAGGTGATGGCCGAGGAAGGGATCACCGGGGTCGACCCGGATAACATTGTCATCACCACCGGATCACAAGCCGCACAGGATGTTGCCTGCAAGGTCTTCTGCAATCCCGGGGACACCGTGTTGTGCGAGGACCCCACCTATGTGGGTGCGCTGAACACCTTCGAGGCCTACCAGGTGCACGCCGAACCCGTCGGCACCGACGAGCACGGGCTCATTCCCTCCGCGCTGCGCCAACGCATCGGGCAGCTGCGCGAGGCCGGTGCACGGATCAAGTTCCTTTACACGATCCCCAACTTCAACAACCCCTCGGGCATCACCCTGGCCGCCGAGCGCCGCGCGGAGATCGCCGAGATCTGCATCGAGGAGAACATCCTCATCCTGGAGGACAACCCCTACGGGATGCTGCGCTACTCCGGCGAGCCGATCCGCCCGCTGCGCGCCGACTACCCCGAGAACGTCATCTACATGGGATCGTTCTCCAAGATCCTGGCCCCCGGCCTGCGCATCGGCTGGGCGGTGGTTCCGACCCACCTGTTCCGCCGCTTCTACCTCGCCGCCGAGGCCGTCACGCTCTGCCCGGCAACCTTCAACCAGATGCTGATCAGCAAGTACCTCGACGGGCACGACTGGCGCGGGCAGATCCAGACCTACCGGGAGCTCTACGCCGGGCGTTGCGCGGCGATGCTCGAGGCGCTGGACGAGCACATGCCGGAGGGTGTCAGCTACACCCGGCCCGAGGGCGGGTTCTTCATCTGGGTCACCCTGCCGGAGGGCATCGACACCTACGCGCTGCTGTCCCAGGGCATCGAGGCCGGGGTGGTCTTCATCCCGGGTGCCGCCTTCAGCCCGAACGACGCCCCCAGCCACCGGTTGCGCCTGGCCTTCAGCGCGGTCCCCGAAGAGAAGATCCGCGAGGGCGTCAAGCGCCTGGCCCCGGTGCTGGCCGCCGCCATCGCCGGGAACGGTGTGCGCTAG
- a CDS encoding GerMN domain-containing protein has translation MLRNRLIRLSLASLAGAGMALSLSGCFGGPAEAPSTTGISQSGVPSSTAPATDTPTTATPSPSATPTPTPTPTPTPSPSQTAPATSPSTMTSALTIFYVALNDQGKSGPMIGCGDSIVATETGPVVYASQVEAAMSDLLNDKDAQHGQSGLMNALASSDLTYVSSSVAGDTVTVELSGQISSGGVCDDPRIIAQLTYTAMVAAGTGEAKILVNGIDINKYLSQK, from the coding sequence ATGCTCCGAAATCGATTGATCAGGCTTTCGCTGGCCTCGTTGGCGGGTGCCGGCATGGCCTTGTCCCTGTCGGGTTGCTTCGGCGGCCCGGCCGAAGCCCCCAGCACCACCGGGATTTCGCAATCCGGGGTCCCCTCGTCCACGGCACCGGCAACGGACACCCCGACAACCGCCACCCCGTCCCCCTCGGCGACGCCGACACCAACACCCACGCCCACGCCCACACCGTCACCCTCGCAAACAGCGCCCGCCACGAGCCCTTCGACCATGACTTCCGCCTTGACGATCTTCTATGTCGCCCTCAACGACCAGGGAAAATCGGGCCCGATGATCGGGTGCGGCGACAGCATCGTGGCCACCGAGACCGGGCCGGTGGTGTACGCCAGCCAGGTGGAGGCGGCGATGAGCGACCTGCTTAACGACAAGGACGCACAGCACGGCCAATCGGGCTTGATGAATGCGCTTGCGAGCTCCGATCTCACCTACGTTTCCTCCTCCGTCGCCGGCGACACCGTCACGGTGGAACTCTCCGGGCAGATCAGCTCGGGCGGGGTGTGCGACGACCCGCGCATCATTGCCCAACTCACCTACACCGCAATGGTCGCCGCGGGCACGGGCGAAGCGAAGATACTGGTCAACGGGATCGACATCAACAAGTATTTGAGCCAAAAATAA
- a CDS encoding alpha/beta fold hydrolase, with protein sequence MQIPLRPEDLRSCLSHPRIIVDTAAGQVEYADRGPGEPLLAVHGTLGGCDQGLVATEFFRANGFRIIAPSRPGYLGTPLSTGSSPAEQADALAALLDEIGISKIAVFGGSGGGPAAYALAARHPEKVSRLLQVDSISQAVAPVPFARLGARDSAIKLQLWFLRHSAAPMLKFLFRRFGQMPGARAADLAASVAADPVRVAHLEAILLASSGWAGRREGLDNDLVTFRALAPLGLEAITCPTLIMHASGDATVPPENARNAHERIPGSELYWMEGSHLSFFLEEGDTAPGYALEWLRGNSPAGRVPEPGP encoded by the coding sequence ATGCAGATACCACTGCGGCCCGAAGACCTGCGCTCCTGCCTTTCCCACCCGCGCATCATCGTGGACACCGCCGCGGGACAGGTGGAATACGCCGACCGGGGCCCGGGGGAGCCGCTCCTTGCGGTGCACGGCACGCTGGGGGGCTGCGACCAGGGATTGGTGGCCACCGAATTCTTCCGGGCCAACGGGTTCCGCATCATTGCGCCGAGCCGTCCGGGCTACCTGGGGACCCCGCTGTCCACGGGAAGTTCGCCCGCGGAACAGGCCGATGCCCTGGCGGCCCTGCTGGACGAGATCGGCATCAGCAAGATCGCGGTGTTTGGTGGCTCGGGCGGTGGCCCGGCGGCCTATGCCCTGGCCGCCAGGCACCCGGAGAAGGTCTCGCGGCTGCTCCAGGTCGACTCCATCAGCCAAGCGGTCGCCCCGGTGCCGTTCGCCAGGCTGGGCGCCAGGGATTCGGCCATCAAGCTGCAGCTGTGGTTCCTCCGCCATTCCGCGGCGCCGATGCTGAAGTTCCTGTTCCGGCGGTTCGGCCAGATGCCCGGGGCCCGGGCCGCCGACCTGGCGGCCTCCGTGGCCGCCGATCCGGTCCGGGTTGCGCATCTCGAGGCCATCCTCCTGGCATCCTCCGGCTGGGCCGGACGCCGCGAAGGGCTCGACAACGACCTCGTGACGTTCAGGGCGCTGGCCCCGTTGGGCCTCGAGGCCATCACCTGCCCCACGCTCATCATGCATGCCTCCGGGGACGCGACCGTGCCGCCGGAGAACGCCCGGAACGCCCACGAGCGGATCCCCGGCTCCGAGCTCTACTGGATGGAGGGTTCCCACCTGTCCTTCTTTCTCGAGGAGGGCGACACGGCCCCCGGCTACGCGCTCGAGTGGCTACGGGGGAACAGTCCCGCGGGCCGGGTGCCCGAGCCAGGGCCTTGA
- a CDS encoding ABC transporter substrate-binding protein, giving the protein MNNVRPLARRLFPAAFGLAAALVLAGCAPAAPAPESGNGAGTPAAATPVAGGTLVYASGDAEPSCLDPHVGGNYPQALVSSQYLETLYTKDAAGELVPWLAQDSTVSADGLTRTVKVRGDIRFTDGTPLTAEAVKANFEHLLDPATASSTGYLALGKIKSMKALDPTTLELKLSTPDNALLESFSMPWVAIQSPAALKRSQEENCAAPVGTGPFKVESWKKQEAVNLVRNEDYKRPVADADHTGPAYLDAITWRFIPEAATRYAALQAGEVQVIDNAQPDTIAAAAKNDTIKHLDAPRPGASNRIELNSSKAPFNDPAVREAFIHAVNVDAGIDSLFFGTAPRSYSPLSSVEPLGFADKSLFDFDPAKTAKLLDAAGWSERDAEGYRVKDGTRLSLTFPVSTSQSIPAEQSLFEQLQATAKESGIEIKINLLDLSSWYGALAKNDYNLVSAPYTKVGPSVLSILFHSDSTIPAPSGYFANLSQVKDPALDKLLDEAGTISEEGKRKGLYIRAQKLVLEGHYLLPLYDQQNHFLYSSKLNNVGSTTAVASPTFFDTWLAK; this is encoded by the coding sequence ATGAATAACGTTCGTCCCTTGGCTCGTCGCCTGTTCCCGGCCGCCTTCGGCCTTGCCGCGGCACTCGTGCTCGCAGGCTGCGCCCCGGCCGCCCCTGCCCCCGAGTCCGGCAACGGCGCCGGCACCCCGGCCGCCGCCACACCCGTCGCCGGCGGCACCCTGGTCTATGCCTCGGGCGACGCCGAACCTTCTTGCCTTGACCCGCACGTGGGCGGCAACTACCCGCAGGCGCTGGTCTCCTCGCAGTACCTGGAGACCCTCTACACCAAGGACGCCGCCGGCGAACTGGTACCGTGGCTCGCCCAGGACTCCACCGTCTCGGCCGACGGGCTCACCCGCACCGTGAAGGTCCGCGGCGACATCCGCTTCACCGACGGCACCCCGCTGACCGCCGAAGCCGTCAAGGCCAACTTCGAGCACCTGCTCGACCCCGCCACTGCATCCTCCACCGGCTACCTTGCCCTGGGCAAGATCAAGTCCATGAAGGCGCTGGATCCGACCACGCTCGAATTGAAGCTCTCCACCCCGGACAACGCGCTGCTCGAGTCCTTCTCGATGCCGTGGGTCGCCATCCAGTCCCCCGCCGCGCTGAAGCGCTCGCAGGAGGAAAACTGCGCCGCCCCCGTGGGCACCGGCCCGTTCAAGGTCGAGTCCTGGAAGAAGCAGGAAGCGGTGAACCTGGTCCGCAACGAGGACTACAAGCGCCCGGTCGCCGACGCCGACCACACCGGCCCGGCCTACCTGGACGCCATCACCTGGCGCTTCATCCCCGAGGCCGCCACCCGCTACGCCGCGCTGCAGGCCGGCGAGGTCCAGGTCATCGACAATGCCCAGCCGGACACCATTGCCGCCGCGGCCAAGAACGACACCATCAAGCACCTGGACGCCCCGCGCCCCGGCGCCTCGAACCGCATCGAGCTGAACTCCTCCAAGGCGCCGTTCAACGACCCTGCGGTCCGTGAGGCCTTCATCCACGCGGTCAACGTGGACGCCGGCATCGACTCGCTGTTCTTCGGCACCGCACCGCGCTCCTACTCCCCGCTTTCCAGCGTCGAACCGCTGGGCTTCGCCGACAAGTCGCTCTTCGACTTCGACCCGGCCAAGACCGCCAAGCTGCTGGATGCCGCCGGATGGAGTGAACGCGACGCCGAGGGCTACCGCGTGAAGGATGGGACACGGCTTTCGCTGACCTTCCCGGTGAGCACCAGCCAGTCGATCCCCGCCGAGCAGTCGCTCTTCGAGCAGCTGCAGGCCACCGCCAAGGAATCGGGCATCGAAATCAAGATCAACCTGCTGGACCTCTCCAGCTGGTACGGCGCCCTGGCGAAGAACGACTACAACCTGGTTTCCGCCCCGTACACCAAGGTCGGCCCCTCGGTGCTCTCCATCCTGTTCCACTCGGATTCCACCATCCCCGCACCCTCGGGCTACTTCGCCAACCTCTCCCAGGTCAAGGACCCGGCGCTGGACAAGCTGCTCGACGAGGCAGGGACCATCAGCGAGGAGGGCAAGCGCAAGGGCCTGTACATCCGGGCGCAGAAGCTGGTGCTCGAGGGGCACTACCTGCTGCCGCTCTACGACCAGCAGAACCACTTCCTGTACTCCTCCAAGCTGAACAACGTCGGCTCCACCACCGCGGTGGCCTCCCCGACCTTCTTCGACACCTGGCTGGCCAAGTAG
- a CDS encoding ABC transporter permease translates to MNPLIEKLPASDPVLAQHPAARPRPGAPVLARVAALAPLLLASAVLAFFVLAAIAPNLLAPFDPLAINPADAFSPPGANHLLGTDESGRDIYSRIVHGSRPSLLIGAAATAIGLGLALVLGTIAGFGGKWLDFGVGRILEVLFALPGLLLALVFIALSGPGVGTTVIAVGLTTAPGYARMIRAQIIALRTSSMVEAATVLGRSRARILATHILPNALAPIAVLGTLGLGQAVVWAASLSFLGLGAPPPAPEWGAMLSAGRTYLALAWWMTFFPGLAIVLVAAASTVLSRSLKSGGNR, encoded by the coding sequence ATGAACCCATTAATCGAGAAACTTCCCGCCAGCGACCCGGTGCTGGCGCAGCACCCCGCCGCGCGCCCGCGGCCCGGCGCCCCGGTGCTGGCCCGCGTGGCCGCGCTGGCCCCGCTGCTGCTGGCATCCGCGGTGCTGGCCTTCTTCGTTTTGGCCGCCATTGCGCCCAACCTGCTGGCGCCCTTCGACCCGCTGGCCATCAACCCCGCCGACGCGTTCTCGCCGCCCGGCGCCAACCACCTGCTGGGCACCGACGAATCCGGGCGCGACATATACTCCCGCATCGTCCACGGCTCCCGGCCCTCGCTGCTGATCGGCGCTGCCGCCACCGCGATCGGGCTGGGCCTGGCGCTGGTCCTCGGCACGATCGCCGGCTTCGGCGGCAAATGGCTGGACTTCGGGGTGGGCCGCATCCTGGAGGTGCTCTTCGCGCTGCCCGGGCTGCTGCTGGCGCTGGTGTTCATTGCGCTGTCCGGGCCCGGGGTCGGGACCACGGTGATCGCCGTCGGGCTGACCACCGCACCGGGGTACGCGCGGATGATCCGCGCCCAGATCATTGCCCTGCGCACCTCGTCCATGGTCGAGGCAGCCACGGTGCTGGGCCGCTCCCGCGCCCGCATCCTGGCCACGCACATCCTGCCCAACGCGCTGGCGCCCATCGCGGTGCTGGGCACCCTGGGCCTGGGCCAGGCCGTGGTCTGGGCCGCGTCACTGAGCTTCCTGGGCCTGGGCGCCCCGCCGCCGGCCCCCGAATGGGGCGCCATGCTCTCGGCCGGTCGCACCTACCTGGCGCTCGCGTGGTGGATGACCTTCTTCCCCGGGCTGGCCATCGTGCTGGTCGCCGCCGCCTCCACGGTGCTCTCCCGCTCCCTGAAATCCGGAGGCAACCGATGA